The genomic region tctggaGTAGTGTTAAACAtcctttaattttccttcttgctttaGTTCACTTGTCTGGACCggattttgagggatttttcaTCCAAGCCCGGGATGCAGAGCACCTGGCTAGCCCTGCAGTTGGTTCTTTTGTGTTAGCTGACCGGAGGCGTTCTCAGCTGCTGACATGTGGTCGTACCAAGGTACAGTCCAGTGCCTTCAAGTGATCTGTTGGGCACTGAGGGGCTTGTACCAGAGTATGTCTGGAACAGGACAGAGCTAATCCATGTCATTTTATTTGAGTTCAGTGAGTCTCTGGGGAAATTGGTCCAGCTTGGAGAACAGAGGCACAacttcactgcagctctggactGTTCTTATGAGCTGTTTAAACTGTCCTGGTGACAGAAGGCTGACTGCTGCAGGAAGATGCAGCATTTATAacataaattttacttttacaCAATGAACTTAGTGTATTCCTAATATTAAAAGAAGGAACCACTGTACTGTATCTTAATCCTCTTATTGTGAAAAAGTGGAGCATTTCCTTGTTAAGAAAACCTCAATATTTCTACATAAATGCTGCAGGGACCTCTACCTCATTGCTGGATTGAAAGTCGTTCCTTTTAGTCTTGAAGTTTGTTATATGAGTGAGTTGCAGTGCTACACCTCACCTGAGCTGATCATGACTGACTGGGGCAAAGCCAATTGCACTGGGTTGTGCAGTGTAACAGTGCAGTGTCTCTGTAGGATTTAGTTGCAGCCTCTGCTGACTGTGTTAAGTAACAAAATGTTTATCTGCTGTGTAAGTCTTGATTTGTGTGTGTTCTCAGAATTCAGCTGTCAGTCACACaagtaaagcaaaaaagaaagacataaaAGTTTATTGGATTGCTCCTGGGGATGCTCCAAAACATGTACAGTTTCTGTAAGTAAATCTAGTATCAATTCTACTTTATTAAAATGCAGACTAGGTAAACCTGTACCATTGTCTGTGTCAAATATTGTACAGCAGCTGAAAAGCCTGTGGTCTAATGGCCTGAAAAGTCAATACCCCTTACTTGCTGCAGAGTCTGTGTTAATGCAGACACTTGTTTTTTAGGAAGAGTTGAAggtgaataatttttattttttttatttttttttccttccagggaGGGTATAAGAGGATTTGGAGACTGGTTTGTGTAGTCTTTCTAGCTAAAGCTTTCTTCTCACTTCTTGTACCTGAAATATACACTGTGAAGagtctttttctttgctgtacCTAAccaaattatatatatatatatatatatatatatatacaccttCCTGTTACACTGCTAGCTTTATGGGAACTACAGGATAAAAGCAATGCAGCTCTTCTCTGAAGTTCTAATCTATGCCATAGGCATGGCATGAATGTTTCTTATATCCCCTGCACTATGTGgtattatgttttaaaattctttttctacTGAGATTTAAGGTATTTTCCTACCTCAATCCCTAAAATAGTAGAGGCCTCTATAAAGAtgagttttatattttttctcttttatgagAAAGTTTTATAAATTTGTGTGAGCTATAggttctttgcttttcttttttttgtttaaagtaGCAGTCAACTATAAATACATACAGTAATGACTCTGTGTGTTGTATTTTTTAAGAGCCACAGTTGTGAAGAAATACAGGATTTTCTGGGTAAAGATTCCAGGTCCCATTGTTTCTCAGCCTGATGTATTGTCCCCAACACCACCTTTGCATGCAACATCAGAGGCCATGTCAACTTCACACTCAGTTTCCTACATATCAAAGCCAGTAAGTAAAGATAAAGCTAAATCAGGCTATCTTTAATGCTTGTGATGAGTGGAATTTAATGAGATGACACTGATACAGCCTATTAACAGAACAGGAGAGATGATGGATGAGTAATTTTGATATCTAAGGCTAAGAACATGACAGCTGCCCTTAGCTGAGTTGCTTGAACTTTGCAGGTTCAAATGTTCTCATGCTGCACACAGGTCAGAAGATTAACACAACATTTAGAAATTAATAACCAGAAAATATTGTGCACACTTGTCATGAGAGATGGGAAAAGACTTCATCTGGTCCTGACAAATAATTTCCTATTTAGCAACTGCAGGCTTAGAAGCTTTCTTCTCTGAGTGCATCTGTGTTACTGACTTCTGAGTCTTGAATGGACCAAGCAAGTGCTGCTATTTGATTCAAGATAACTGTGACTTGTAATCAATGTCATTTCTCAATGTGTATCAGTGGagtttctgctttaaaaagtaAGCATAAAGCTGtagttgctttcttttctttctcatcttaAAGCTGATACTACCTCTCCAAATATTAAACCAGAGGGAGATTTTTTCAGAAGTTCTTGCTGACTTTTTGAAGTTATTCTATTGTGATGCCTTTAAAGTGAAAATTCAACTCAAATTTAGCTTGGAAGTCACCATCATTGTGCTTTGTAGTCCTAGGGTAATTGTAGACATTGTTTAAGAGATGGGTGTGTAAGAATAGATGATATTGTTCCTTGtatgcctttttttctcccttgggtaggaaagaggaagagaatgGAAGCTCTCATTGCTgacaatttgtttttttttcttaattgtttAGTTTAGTGCATCAGGTTGTGGAATTACGAAGTTCTGCATTAGGAACCCTACAAACTGTGATCCTGGAAGtgcttcctgtttttttctatCCTTCCAACAAGAGGAGGGCTCAGTTTTTATTGAAATGAGTGGTCCAAGTGAAGGATATTTAGCATTTGCATTTTCCCATGACCGGTGGATGGTGAgcattctgttttattttccatagcTGTTTTTGTGATATTAGTAAAGTTTGAATGGAAATGCATATGAAAAAAAGTGTGACTCTCCCATACTGCTAAAACATTGGTTGTTGCTTATAGGTGGATACTTACTTTTAGCTTAGGACTGAATAACTGCAGTAGAATTCACCCTGACTGAAATTCCTGGTTAAATCAATCTCTATTTACCCATCAAAAAAAATTTACCTCTTAGAAGCTGAGTTGTTACTCTGAAAACCATCTGTATTTGTATCGGAGTAACATTCAAGGATCAgtcttaaaaatgttaaaagatACTTCTTTCTGACTTATGTTAAAGTGAAGACATGGTGCTGTTGACAGATGCATAATCCATAAACTACTTGTTACACAAAGAAGTGCTGTTTGTATTCGTATCCGTATTGCAGGAACACTTGGTTCTtaacaacacttttttttttttatggctgTGGAGGCAAAAAATATTGTAACTGAAGTGGATTTTTAAGTAGCTCCAACATCCATCTCTGTCATATCTAGTTAATTTAGTAAATTCTgaataattaaagaaatttaGGATTATGTGGTTGTTACTCTGGGAGAGGAGAGTGAACCATAATGCTTGTTTCTCTGTGTCATCTCTTTGACTTAGTGTGGTCCCTCAGTAATAATActgttttgtttgaaaaaggggaaataacAACTTGATAACTACAGAAATCTCTCAGGTCTTGCTGCCTGCATTAAATTGAAGACCTTTTGGAGACTGCCAGTAGTATTTTTTATTGGGCtatagatatttttcttttcaactgTGCAGGGTGGTGATGATGCTTATCTGTGTGTTAATGAGGATCACCATGTTTATGTGAGCACTGCCCGTTTGAAGGAGCGAAGTCATCCTCTCTTGGATTCAGAGGTATCTTTTAAAACAACTCAGGCACTTTTACAGGTGTAGCTTTGAAGTTAGGtatgctgctgcttcctgatTTTGTTTTGCACAGAAGGTGTAAATACTGAGGTGGATCCATAATTCTCTAAGGTGTGATTGGCTGGGCTCTTATTTCCTGTGGATGTTAACTTTGGAAGTCTAAAGTTAATTTGTAAAGCTAGTCACATGACAGGAGCTTAGTCTATTTAGAAACTTTGTCCTTATTATTAGTTTGTCCCTTTGCTAGAACCACAGCTGCAACTGGTATGTCCTGGGTTAAACATTGTTATGGGCTGTAAAAATTAGTGATAATAAGTTCAAAACTTAAGTTGCTATGTTGACTTACTGACATACCTCTTGCATGCCAATTTAAAAGGGATCACCCTTCCCTGGatcattaacatttttttcttcgtACACCAGTGACACTCTTATCTTTTGCAAGGTTACTTTTAAGCCAATTACTCTGCCAGTCTGAAAACCCTGGGTATTAATTATCTCCTGTTTTACAGAATGCCCTTGAAGATGTGTCGTGGAGGCTTGCAGATGGTGTTCTTCAATGTTCTTTCAGGAGGAGTATTCATCTCCCTGCTTATACAGGGAGATTTAATCTGGGTACCAGTTACTACATCTTTCTGGCAGATGGGGAAGCTAGTGAAGGTAAACTTGACTTATGtattgttgcttttcttttaacagCTCCAAACGAGTTAGTAACCCTTCTGTAAGATATGCCTTAGATGAGAATTGGTGCTTGAACTAAGGTTTCCATGTTTCAGGCCTTTAATTCAGTCATCTTTACTGCTTCTTTGGCTCATGGGTTTGCTTGTGGGAGTTATTGCAAATTTACTCATATGTGTTGAATGCTCATTTGATCATAGGAACCAATAGCTTCTTGAGAACTGgccacttatttttcttttaaaggagaCTAGAATCAAAGAGAATTATTGTTCATGTCCTGTGTATGTAGTGGAGAAAAAAGGTATTTCCTATAGCTGGCTGCAGTTTGTACATTAAGTGTGCAGGATGGATTAGATGATGTTAGGTTCTTACCATATTGTGTGTTAGCTTGTTTGATTATGTACAGCGGTCACAAGAGGGTTTGAATGAGGGCTGGGCACAGTTACAAGTGCAGTGGCTTTCATTAGCAAGAAATAAACCACTTTGTTGCTGCTCAGGTGGACTAATATACAAACATCGTGGTCAGCCCCTGGTCACCGATGGACTGTGCGATGTCACAGGCCTTCCTCAGGATATTGGAGGTTCCCGGGCCCCACGCCTTATCAAGGCTCATGGTAAGATGCAGTTTCTAGTTTTGTCTCTCAGTTCTAGACTTGTTGAGACTGGAGGCTATTGTAGAGTTGGTATTTCTTCTTGTCTTTCTGGCATTTTGTATATTCTGTTGGCTAGCAACATCTGATACTCTGGTGGCAGAGTGaagttaataatttttcatttcaagaacagtgttggaagatttttaaattttttttttgcccaggaAAATGAACCCACCCTTGCCTTTTCCCTTAAATTTATAATTGAGACTTGTGTAACTCTTTATTTCAAGTTGTTGTAGTTGCATTTTTGGTTTAGTTCTATTTGAAATGAGAAACCACTCAACTGGAAGTCTGGAGTCCCTGAagttaatgggaattttttctCCCACACTACTGGACTTGAATGCAGGTCCATGATAGAACTGCTACTCATTCTTTGCCAGACATATTGTAGCAATGCCATCTTTCATTCTCTGATGTCTGAGTTGGTGACAGAATGGTTTCTCTCACCAGTACATACAAAGTGTGTTAGCATGTGTGAAATGTGCAGtagccagagctgctctgttgTATTGTGTGGACAAAGTATGATTATCTTTTGCATGGATGTTTCTGTTCTCTAGCAAGATAAAGGCTGTGAAGCTGTGGCCTGAACCAGGTGATATGTTTTTAATCATTAGTAAATTCTGACCATGTGCATATGGGCTAAACTATTACATAGTCTTGGAAATTGTATTTGTGTGTACTTAAGTTACCTATCATTTACCttgttgggttgtttgttttttttttttctattttcaggaGCACTAATGTTTGTTGCTTGGATTACCACAGTTAGTATTGGTGTTATTGTTGCACGGTTCTTCAAACCTGTCTGGTCTCATTCATTCCTATTTGGAAAGGAGTTGTGGTTTCAGGTGAGCAAAATCTCCACAATCTCCAGCTGTATTTTTTAGCATTAATGCAAGCAGAATTATAAACCTACTAGATCCTAGAAATGGACTAAACATGGTATGATTTacacatttctttaattttaaaaagtggaaCAATTAAAAATCAGAAGTTCACCTACTTTACTACTAAAGGTAAAGTCTAAAGCAGGATTTAAGAATATCATTTAACTGTAGGTCTACTTAATGTCTTTCATGATGTATTTAAGAAAGCTGTAGAGTTTCTAAAAGCAAACTTAACTTTCCTAGGTGCATCGTATGCTTATGTTGACCACAGTCATGCTTACAAGCATTTCTTTTGTGTTGCCTTTTGTATACCGAAGAGGTTGGAGCCACGTAAGTGTGTGCTTTGTCTTGTTTGTTAGCTCAAAGGTAAAGGTGGGACTGAATGAATGAGGAAGTCCACTGCCAGCTATTATGACTATTTCTAAGGAAATTCCTGTGAAAGCTGTTCTTAGGTAGGCTG from Cinclus cinclus chromosome 8, bCinCin1.1, whole genome shotgun sequence harbors:
- the FRRS1 gene encoding ferric-chelate reductase 1 isoform X2, with the translated sequence MELPGIALAVRMFVFLYASVAGYPNGKVREACTSMVPCHGSSPQLSPEHTITVNGTEFKPGDSIEVHLSGPDFEGFFIQARDAEHLASPAVGSFVLADRRRSQLLTCGRTKNSAVSHTSKAKKKDIKVYWIAPGDAPKHVQFLATVVKKYRIFWVKIPGPIVSQPDVLSPTPPLHATSEAMSTSHSVSYISKPFSASGCGITKFCIRNPTNCDPGSASCFFLSFQQEEGSVFIEMSGPSEGYLAFAFSHDRWMGGDDAYLCVNEDHHVYVSTARLKERSHPLLDSENALEDVSWRLADGVLQCSFRRSIHLPAYTGRFNLGTSYYIFLADGEASEGGLIYKHRGQPLVTDGLCDVTGLPQDIGGSRAPRLIKAHGALMFVAWITTVSIGVIVARFFKPVWSHSFLFGKELWFQVHRMLMLTTVMLTSISFVLPFVYRRGWSHQAGFHPYLGCAVMALTIFQPLMAGFRPSHHAPRRQLFNWFHWGTGTTARILAVVTMFLGMDLPALDLPDPWDTYAMIGFVAWHVGTDVLLEIHSYCLVRKVEVIEDDRVQILQSLTSAEAEGHLFKQIVLTIYVCGNIIFLVAFLIAINQI
- the FRRS1 gene encoding ferric-chelate reductase 1 isoform X1, whose product is MLVNPRSGYCELFGKCVCLIEHLQQMELPGIALAVRMFVFLYASVAGYPNGKVREACTSMVPCHGSSPQLSPEHTITVNGTEFKPGDSIEVHLSGPDFEGFFIQARDAEHLASPAVGSFVLADRRRSQLLTCGRTKNSAVSHTSKAKKKDIKVYWIAPGDAPKHVQFLATVVKKYRIFWVKIPGPIVSQPDVLSPTPPLHATSEAMSTSHSVSYISKPFSASGCGITKFCIRNPTNCDPGSASCFFLSFQQEEGSVFIEMSGPSEGYLAFAFSHDRWMGGDDAYLCVNEDHHVYVSTARLKERSHPLLDSENALEDVSWRLADGVLQCSFRRSIHLPAYTGRFNLGTSYYIFLADGEASEGGLIYKHRGQPLVTDGLCDVTGLPQDIGGSRAPRLIKAHGALMFVAWITTVSIGVIVARFFKPVWSHSFLFGKELWFQVHRMLMLTTVMLTSISFVLPFVYRRGWSHQAGFHPYLGCAVMALTIFQPLMAGFRPSHHAPRRQLFNWFHWGTGTTARILAVVTMFLGMDLPALDLPDPWDTYAMIGFVAWHVGTDVLLEIHSYCLVRKVEVIEDDRVQILQSLTSAEAEGHLFKQIVLTIYVCGNIIFLVAFLIAINQI